One window of Microbacterium sediminis genomic DNA carries:
- the aroC gene encoding chorismate synthase, with product MLRVLTAGESHGPELIAVMEGLPAGVPLLAEQIQADLKRRTLGYGRGSRQKFEQDELTISTGVVHGRTLGSPIALRIGNTEWPKWTEVMNAAPTELTERSRGRGAPLTRPRPGHADLVGMQKYGFDEARPVLERASARETAARVALGAVARAFLAELGIRLVSHTLSIGPVRVPDGAPLPTPDDVDALDADPLRCFDPATSEAMVAEVDDARKAGDTLGGIVEVLAYGLPPGLGSHVHWDRRLDGKLAQALMSIQAIKGVEVGDGFLTTTRRGSRAHDELFLTDDGIARASGRAGGTEGGMSTGTPLRVRAGMKPIATVPKALRTIDVASGEDASAHHQRSDVCAVPAAGVVAEAMVALVLADVVLEKFGGDSVAETRRNLESYLASIPANLRTNDVDTFGDDLV from the coding sequence ATGCTCCGCGTGCTCACGGCCGGCGAATCGCACGGCCCCGAACTCATCGCCGTCATGGAGGGCCTGCCCGCCGGGGTGCCCCTCCTCGCCGAGCAGATCCAGGCGGATCTGAAGCGCCGCACGCTCGGGTATGGGCGCGGATCGCGCCAGAAGTTCGAGCAGGACGAGCTGACCATCTCGACCGGCGTGGTGCACGGACGCACGCTCGGCAGCCCCATCGCGTTGCGCATCGGCAACACCGAGTGGCCCAAGTGGACCGAGGTCATGAACGCGGCCCCCACCGAGCTCACCGAGCGCTCGCGCGGTCGCGGCGCGCCGCTCACGCGCCCGCGCCCCGGCCACGCCGACCTCGTCGGCATGCAGAAGTACGGCTTCGACGAGGCGCGCCCCGTACTCGAGCGGGCCAGTGCCCGCGAGACGGCCGCGCGCGTCGCGCTCGGCGCCGTCGCCCGCGCGTTCCTGGCCGAGCTGGGCATCCGCCTCGTCAGCCACACCCTCTCGATCGGCCCCGTGCGGGTGCCCGACGGCGCCCCGCTGCCCACGCCCGACGACGTGGACGCCCTCGACGCCGATCCGCTGCGCTGCTTCGACCCCGCCACGAGCGAGGCGATGGTGGCCGAGGTGGACGACGCGCGCAAGGCCGGCGACACGCTGGGCGGGATCGTCGAGGTGCTCGCCTACGGGCTGCCGCCGGGACTGGGCTCGCACGTGCACTGGGACCGCCGCCTCGACGGCAAACTCGCCCAGGCCCTCATGAGCATTCAGGCGATCAAGGGCGTGGAGGTCGGCGACGGCTTCCTCACCACCACGCGCCGCGGATCGCGCGCCCACGACGAGCTGTTCCTCACCGACGACGGCATCGCGCGCGCCAGCGGCCGCGCGGGCGGCACCGAGGGCGGCATGTCCACCGGCACGCCGCTGCGCGTGCGCGCCGGGATGAAGCCGATCGCGACCGTCCCCAAGGCGCTGCGCACGATCGACGTCGCGTCCGGCGAGGACGCCTCGGCGCACCACCAGCGCTCCGACGTGTGCGCCGTGCCGGCCGCCGGCGTCGTCGCGGAGGCCATGGTCGCCCTCGTGCTGGCCGACGTCGTGCTCGAGAAGTTCGGCGGCGACTCCGTGGCAGAGACGCGCCGCAACCTCGAGTCGTACCTCGCGTCGATCCCCGCGAACCTGCGGACGAACGACGTGGACACGTTCGGCGATGACCTCGTCTGA
- the efp gene encoding elongation factor P yields MASTADIKNGVVLSIDGQLWSVIEFQHVKPGKGGAFVRTKLKNVVSGKVVDKTFNAGAKVDIQNVDRSDYQYLYNDGESFVFMDVKDYDQINVSSTVVGDAAKFLLENMNVTVALHDGTPLYIEMPPSVVLEVTYTEPGLQGDRSNAGTKPATVETGAEIQVPLFVDAGTKVKVDTRTGDYLGRVND; encoded by the coding sequence ATGGCATCCACCGCAGACATCAAGAACGGCGTCGTGCTCTCGATCGACGGGCAGCTCTGGAGCGTCATCGAGTTCCAGCACGTGAAGCCGGGCAAGGGCGGTGCGTTCGTGCGCACCAAGCTCAAGAACGTCGTCAGCGGCAAGGTCGTCGACAAGACGTTCAACGCGGGTGCCAAGGTCGACATCCAGAACGTGGACCGCAGCGACTACCAGTACCTCTACAACGACGGCGAGTCGTTCGTCTTCATGGACGTCAAGGACTACGACCAGATCAACGTCTCGTCGACCGTCGTCGGCGACGCCGCGAAGTTCCTGCTCGAGAACATGAACGTCACCGTCGCGCTGCACGACGGCACGCCGCTGTACATCGAGATGCCGCCGTCCGTGGTGCTCGAGGTCACCTACACCGAGCCGGGCCTGCAGGGCGACCGCTCGAACGCCGGCACCAAGCCCGCCACCGTCGAGACCGGCGCCGAGATCCAGGTGCCCCTGTTCGTCGACGCCGGCACCAAGGTCAAGGTCGACACCCGCACGGGTGACTACCTCGGCCGCGTGAACGACTGA
- a CDS encoding shikimate dehydrogenase: MLSGTRLEVWGDPIAHSRSPQLHRAAYRALGLDWGFERRRVSADAFDAELAALDPAVRGLAVTMPGKERAFAAAAWRDRRAELTGAVNTLLRSADGGPRGWNTDVGGIILALREARLEAARDVRILGAGSTAASALVALGELGAERVTVIARRPERAAGLVALGERIGVRVAAASFDDAGGAAELTIATLPGGTALPPAQLDRIAGTGGPLFDVAYSPWPSSLAERWEAPAVAGLGMLLHQAVLQVRVFTTGDVDRPLPDEEAVVRAMRAAMGD, translated from the coding sequence ATGCTGAGCGGCACGCGGCTGGAGGTCTGGGGCGACCCGATCGCGCACAGCCGGTCGCCGCAGCTGCACCGGGCGGCCTACCGCGCGCTCGGGCTCGACTGGGGCTTCGAGCGGCGCCGCGTGAGCGCCGACGCGTTCGATGCCGAGCTCGCGGCGCTCGATCCGGCGGTGCGCGGGCTCGCGGTCACGATGCCCGGCAAGGAGCGCGCGTTCGCGGCCGCCGCGTGGCGTGATCGCCGCGCCGAGCTCACGGGCGCGGTCAACACGCTGCTGCGGTCGGCCGACGGCGGCCCGCGCGGATGGAACACCGACGTGGGCGGCATCATCCTGGCGTTGCGCGAGGCGCGACTGGAGGCGGCGCGCGACGTGCGGATCCTCGGTGCCGGCTCCACGGCGGCCTCGGCGCTCGTGGCGCTCGGGGAGCTGGGCGCCGAGCGCGTCACGGTGATCGCGCGGCGCCCCGAGCGCGCTGCGGGCCTGGTGGCGCTGGGGGAGCGGATCGGCGTGCGCGTCGCCGCGGCGTCGTTCGACGATGCCGGCGGCGCGGCGGAGCTCACGATCGCCACCCTCCCCGGCGGCACGGCGCTGCCGCCCGCCCAGCTCGATCGGATCGCCGGCACCGGTGGGCCGCTGTTCGACGTGGCGTACAGCCCGTGGCCGTCCTCGCTCGCCGAGCGCTGGGAGGCCCCGGCGGTCGCCGGTCTCGGCATGCTGCTGCACCAGGCCGTGCTGCAGGTGCGCGTGTTCACCACGGGCGACGTCGACCGCCCGCTGCCGGACGAGGAGGCCGTCGTCCGGGCGATGCGCGCGGCCATGGGAGACTAG
- the nusB gene encoding transcription antitermination factor NusB, producing MSARTKARKRALDILFSADVRGDAIAVALAAEAKRAVSEPARQASWLYAREIVDGVIDHQDEIDEQITTHSRDWKLERMPAVDRAVLRIATWEILHNDEVPTAVAIDEAVELAKEFSTDDSPAFVHGVLARIAASA from the coding sequence TTGTCGGCACGCACCAAGGCGCGCAAGCGCGCCCTCGACATCCTCTTCTCCGCGGACGTCCGCGGCGACGCGATCGCCGTGGCCCTCGCCGCGGAGGCCAAGCGCGCGGTGAGCGAGCCCGCCCGCCAGGCGTCGTGGCTGTACGCCCGCGAGATCGTCGACGGCGTCATCGATCACCAGGACGAGATCGACGAGCAGATCACCACCCACAGCCGCGACTGGAAGCTCGAGCGCATGCCGGCCGTCGACCGCGCGGTGCTGCGGATCGCCACGTGGGAGATCCTGCACAACGACGAGGTGCCGACGGCGGTCGCGATCGACGAGGCCGTGGAGCTCGCCAAGGAGTTCTCCACCGACGACTCGCCGGCGTTCGTGCACGGCGTTCTCGCCCGCATCGCCGCCTCCGCCTGA
- the mltG gene encoding endolytic transglycosylase MltG, giving the protein MPETPDPDAAQTPLSRRALRAARARGEAPAPQAPGEEATPVAASEPTAAPEPASEPAPAAPEPAAAESAAPTPAPEPEPEATAPEPATSAEPQATAPIAATPDQAGALSWLRDASADDAERGGDAPEPATRSTLADAAAGDAPGRGEASGSLDDLFGSSATPPKKRRGSGCLIAFVIVLALVGGVVAGGVWAWNTYGERIMEQLGLDGPSDYEPGEATGEALLTIEEGDTGSSISPKLYEAGVTLEPDSFYDYLVENAQAPTFYPGTYRLQQKMTSEAALAALEDPANKLENTAQLREGLTVEQSLPILAEGIGLPLEEFEAAVADPSVYGVQADSLEGWLFPATYTFEPDTSAQDVIRTLVNRTIESLDSAGVPEGDRHRILTIASIIQREGRFEDDFYKVSRVIQNRLDPANPETSGLLQMDSTAQYGVGEMHEGEVWSSEEALTDDNPWNTYVHPGLPIGPIANPGDLAIDAAMHPADGPWLYFTAVNLDPGESKFSETLAEHEQGVAELREWCAANPDYGC; this is encoded by the coding sequence ATGCCCGAGACGCCCGACCCGGACGCCGCTCAGACCCCGCTGTCCCGCCGCGCCCTGCGCGCCGCCCGAGCCCGCGGGGAGGCGCCGGCGCCTCAGGCCCCGGGCGAGGAGGCCACGCCGGTCGCGGCGAGCGAGCCGACCGCCGCGCCCGAGCCCGCCTCGGAGCCGGCACCGGCCGCGCCCGAGCCGGCCGCGGCCGAGTCCGCCGCGCCCACGCCGGCGCCCGAGCCCGAGCCGGAGGCCACCGCCCCGGAGCCGGCGACTTCGGCGGAGCCCCAGGCCACGGCGCCGATCGCCGCGACCCCCGACCAGGCCGGTGCGCTGAGCTGGCTGCGCGACGCGTCGGCCGACGACGCCGAGCGCGGGGGCGACGCCCCGGAGCCGGCCACGCGCTCGACCCTCGCCGACGCCGCCGCGGGCGACGCCCCCGGGCGCGGCGAGGCCAGCGGCTCGCTCGACGACCTCTTCGGCTCCTCCGCGACGCCGCCGAAGAAGCGCCGCGGATCCGGCTGCCTCATCGCCTTCGTCATCGTGCTGGCCCTCGTGGGCGGCGTGGTGGCCGGCGGTGTGTGGGCCTGGAACACCTACGGCGAGCGGATCATGGAGCAGCTCGGCCTCGATGGCCCGTCCGACTACGAACCGGGCGAGGCTACCGGCGAGGCGCTCCTGACGATCGAGGAGGGCGACACCGGATCGTCCATCTCGCCCAAGCTGTACGAGGCGGGCGTGACGCTCGAGCCGGACTCGTTCTACGACTACCTCGTCGAGAACGCCCAGGCGCCCACGTTCTACCCCGGCACCTACCGGCTGCAGCAGAAGATGACGTCCGAGGCGGCCCTGGCCGCGCTGGAGGACCCGGCCAACAAGCTCGAGAACACGGCGCAGCTGCGCGAGGGGCTCACGGTCGAGCAGAGCCTGCCGATCCTCGCCGAGGGCATCGGCCTGCCGCTCGAGGAGTTCGAGGCGGCCGTCGCCGACCCGTCGGTGTACGGCGTGCAGGCCGACTCTCTCGAGGGGTGGCTGTTCCCGGCGACCTACACGTTCGAGCCGGACACGTCGGCGCAGGACGTCATCCGCACCCTCGTGAACCGCACGATCGAGTCCCTCGACAGCGCGGGCGTCCCCGAGGGGGACCGCCACCGGATCCTGACGATCGCCTCGATCATCCAGCGCGAGGGCCGTTTCGAGGACGACTTCTACAAGGTCTCGCGCGTGATTCAGAACCGCCTGGACCCCGCCAACCCCGAGACCTCCGGGCTGCTGCAGATGGACTCGACCGCGCAGTACGGCGTGGGCGAGATGCACGAGGGCGAGGTGTGGAGCTCCGAGGAGGCGCTCACCGACGACAACCCGTGGAACACGTACGTGCACCCCGGCCTGCCGATCGGCCCCATCGCCAACCCCGGCGATCTCGCGATCGACGCGGCGATGCACCCCGCCGACGGCCCGTGGCTGTACTTCACGGCCGTCAACCTCGATCCCGGCGAGTCGAAGTTCAGCGAGACGCTCGCCGAGCACGAGCAGGGCGTGGCCGAGCTGCGCGAGTGGTGCGCCGCGAACCCCGACTACGGATGCTGA
- the aroB gene encoding 3-dehydroquinate synthase, protein MTDITTITVSGDAGYDITVGHGVLARLGETLPAAARKVLVIHPPTLQREAEELRERLMGEREVLLAEIPDAESGKRIEVAAFCWQILGQADFTRSDAIVGFGGGAVTDVAGFVAATWLRGIAVVQVPTTVLGMVDAAVGGKTGINTAEGKNLVGAFWAPAAVLCDLDLLATLPRNEALAGFAEVVKAGFIRYPEILEIVEADPERATDVASPEFRRCIELAIQMKADVVGEDFREAGLREILNYGHTLGHAIEHAERYQWRHGAAISIGMMFAAELSRLAGRLSDEAVDRHRAILTALGLPTTYRAGAWPQLLATMKRDKKTRGDMLRFIVLDDIAKPTVLQAPDESLLFAAYQEIGEEQQPGIRKTTSVRL, encoded by the coding sequence ATGACTGACATCACGACCATCACGGTGTCGGGCGACGCCGGCTACGACATCACCGTGGGCCACGGCGTCCTCGCGCGCCTGGGCGAGACGCTGCCGGCCGCGGCCCGCAAGGTCCTCGTGATCCACCCGCCGACGCTGCAGCGCGAGGCCGAGGAGCTCCGGGAGCGGCTGATGGGGGAGCGCGAGGTGCTCCTCGCCGAGATCCCCGATGCCGAAAGCGGCAAGCGGATCGAGGTGGCGGCGTTCTGCTGGCAGATCCTCGGTCAGGCCGACTTCACCCGCTCCGACGCGATCGTCGGCTTCGGCGGCGGCGCCGTCACCGACGTCGCGGGATTCGTCGCGGCCACGTGGCTGCGCGGCATCGCGGTCGTGCAGGTGCCGACCACCGTGCTCGGCATGGTCGATGCCGCGGTGGGCGGCAAGACCGGCATCAACACCGCCGAGGGCAAGAACCTCGTCGGAGCGTTCTGGGCGCCCGCCGCGGTGCTGTGCGACCTCGACCTGCTGGCGACCCTGCCGCGCAACGAGGCCCTCGCCGGCTTCGCGGAGGTCGTCAAGGCCGGCTTCATCCGCTACCCCGAGATCCTCGAGATCGTCGAGGCCGACCCGGAGCGGGCCACCGACGTCGCCTCGCCCGAGTTCCGCCGCTGCATCGAGCTGGCGATCCAGATGAAGGCCGACGTCGTGGGCGAGGACTTCCGCGAGGCCGGCCTGCGCGAGATCCTCAACTACGGGCACACGCTGGGGCACGCGATCGAGCACGCCGAGCGCTACCAGTGGCGCCACGGCGCCGCGATCTCGATCGGCATGATGTTCGCCGCCGAGCTCTCGCGCCTGGCCGGGCGCCTGTCCGACGAGGCCGTCGATCGGCACCGCGCGATCCTCACGGCGCTGGGCCTGCCGACCACGTACCGCGCGGGCGCGTGGCCGCAGCTGCTGGCCACGATGAAGCGCGACAAGAAGACCCGCGGCGACATGCTGCGCTTCATCGTGCTCGACGACATCGCCAAGCCCACGGTGCTGCAGGCCCCCGACGAGTCGCTGCTGTTCGCCGCCTACCAGGAGATCGGCGAGGAGCAGCAGCCGGGCATCCGCAAGACCACCTCGGTGCGGCTCTGA
- a CDS encoding shikimate kinase: MTSSEPSGRPALVLIGPMGAGKTSIGRRVARALGLPFRDTDSEIVKEHGPIPEIFERLGEPAFRAIEHDTVRRVIGEGGIIALGGGAPMHPDTRAALRGTPVVLLTVAEHVIAARIRGQKRPLLNRDDRDPVAEWTRIRDERMPVYESVSSVVFDTSSGPMQGVVDRIVAWARAEAIAPQTQEDQDD; encoded by the coding sequence ATGACCTCGTCTGAGCCGTCGGGGCGCCCCGCCCTCGTGCTCATCGGGCCCATGGGGGCCGGCAAGACGAGCATCGGCCGCCGCGTCGCCCGCGCGCTCGGGCTGCCGTTCCGCGACACCGACAGCGAGATCGTCAAGGAGCACGGGCCGATCCCGGAGATCTTCGAGCGCCTGGGCGAGCCGGCCTTCCGCGCCATCGAGCACGACACGGTGCGTCGGGTGATCGGCGAGGGCGGCATCATCGCGCTCGGCGGCGGCGCGCCGATGCACCCCGACACCCGCGCGGCGCTGCGCGGCACCCCCGTGGTGCTGCTGACGGTGGCCGAGCACGTGATCGCGGCCCGCATCCGGGGGCAGAAGCGCCCCCTGCTCAACCGCGACGACCGCGATCCGGTCGCGGAGTGGACGCGGATCCGCGACGAGCGCATGCCGGTGTACGAATCGGTCTCGAGCGTCGTGTTCGACACGTCCTCGGGCCCCATGCAGGGCGTCGTCGACCGCATCGTCGCCTGGGCGCGCGCCGAGGCGATCGCGCCGCAGACTCAGGAGGATCAGGATGACTGA